Proteins co-encoded in one Gleimia hominis genomic window:
- a CDS encoding amino acid ABC transporter ATP-binding protein: MTSNNAKIEIKNIHKFFDDLHVLKDVSLNVHDGEVCVLLGPSGSGKSTLLRCVNGLEQISAGRIYLDGDLLGMREETRADGSSQLYALKDKEVSAQRARMGMVFQRFNLFPHMTAAENVMEAPIQVRGVKKPEAQKRALELLDRVGLADRAEHYPSQLSGGQQQRVAIARALAMDPEIMLFDEPTSALDPELVGEVLGVMKDLAQGGMTMIVVTHEIGFAREVADQIVFMDEGRIVERGAPEQILAHPEQERTAQFLSTVL, translated from the coding sequence ATGACCTCAAATAACGCGAAAATTGAAATCAAGAATATTCATAAGTTTTTCGACGACCTGCACGTGCTCAAAGATGTGTCACTGAACGTGCACGACGGTGAAGTGTGTGTACTCCTTGGCCCGTCCGGGTCGGGTAAGTCCACGCTTCTTAGGTGCGTGAACGGTTTAGAGCAGATCTCCGCGGGCCGTATCTACCTAGATGGCGACCTGCTGGGAATGCGGGAAGAAACGCGCGCGGATGGTTCCTCGCAACTGTACGCGCTTAAAGATAAAGAGGTATCCGCTCAACGTGCGCGCATGGGCATGGTATTCCAGCGTTTCAACCTCTTCCCCCACATGACGGCCGCGGAGAACGTGATGGAAGCCCCAATTCAGGTGCGGGGTGTGAAGAAGCCTGAGGCACAAAAACGCGCGTTAGAACTGTTGGATCGCGTTGGGTTGGCGGATCGGGCCGAACACTACCCGTCCCAACTTTCCGGCGGACAACAGCAGCGCGTTGCAATCGCCCGGGCGCTCGCGATGGACCCGGAGATCATGCTGTTTGACGAACCCACGTCCGCGCTGGACCCGGAGCTGGTGGGGGAAGTGCTGGGGGTCATGAAGGACCTGGCGCAAGGGGGGATGACGATGATTGTGGTTACCCACGAAATTGGGTTCGCTCGCGAAGTCGCCGACCAGATCGTATTCATGGATGAGGGGCGCATCGTTGAACGCGGAGCCCCGGAACAGATCCTGGCTCACCCCGAGCAGGAACGCACCGCTCAGTTCCTGTCCACTGTACTGTGA
- a CDS encoding ABC transporter substrate-binding protein, whose amino-acid sequence MKKLPALVCAITLAGSLALAGCSDPDDNADKTTNGAPSASESTDTKTFDFSKLKPQDNITAMVPQAVKDQGILRNGASTDYAPAEFRDTDGKTPMGYDIDIVKALALVMGLKDGQTSHAEFPAIIPALGSKFDVGASAFTITPDRIKEANMIAYVEVGSAYSVKKGNPGHFDPKDPCGKTIGVQTGTYQHDYARELSDKCVSDGKEAIKVMPHKLNTDVVTKVAGGQYDAGFCDSTVTGYAIEQTKDQLEQVGDVLESEPQGIVVSKNDEELTKAVQAAMQYLMDEGYLKEILGTYGAQSAALSEAQLNPGK is encoded by the coding sequence GTGAAGAAGTTACCCGCCTTAGTATGCGCGATCACCCTCGCCGGCTCGTTAGCGCTCGCCGGCTGTTCAGACCCCGATGACAACGCGGACAAAACCACGAACGGTGCCCCCTCAGCGTCCGAATCAACAGACACCAAAACATTCGATTTCTCAAAACTAAAACCGCAAGACAACATCACCGCCATGGTCCCTCAAGCGGTTAAAGACCAAGGAATCTTACGCAACGGCGCCTCAACTGACTACGCGCCCGCAGAGTTTCGCGACACCGACGGCAAAACCCCAATGGGCTACGACATCGACATCGTCAAAGCCCTGGCGTTAGTGATGGGACTCAAAGACGGGCAAACCTCACACGCAGAATTCCCCGCTATCATCCCTGCACTCGGCTCCAAGTTCGACGTGGGTGCCTCCGCATTCACCATCACGCCCGACCGTATTAAAGAAGCCAACATGATCGCGTACGTAGAAGTCGGATCCGCGTACTCCGTTAAAAAAGGCAACCCCGGACACTTTGACCCCAAAGACCCGTGTGGAAAAACCATCGGCGTACAAACCGGTACCTACCAGCACGACTACGCGCGGGAACTATCCGATAAATGCGTCTCGGATGGGAAAGAAGCAATCAAAGTGATGCCCCACAAACTCAACACGGACGTGGTCACGAAAGTTGCGGGCGGCCAGTACGACGCTGGTTTTTGCGATTCCACAGTAACCGGTTACGCGATTGAACAGACAAAAGACCAGCTCGAACAAGTTGGGGACGTTCTCGAATCGGAACCACAAGGCATAGTGGTCAGTAAGAACGATGAGGAACTCACCAAGGCCGTACAAGCCGCGATGCAGTACCTCATGGACGAAGGGTATCTGAAGGAAATCCTTGGTACCTACGGCGCGCAGTCCGCAGCCCTAAGTGAAGCGCAACTGAACCCTGGGAAGTAA
- a CDS encoding amino acid ABC transporter permease: MSNKIDFIHPKPVPRPSRYISAAVVAVLAAMGINALITNRTFNWPVVWEWFFSRTVMVGVAFTLILTVLAMAFGTALAITMAIMRQSPNPILRGVSWFYIWFFRGTPIYTQLIFWSLVPVLYPTLSLGIPFGPEFVTFSTSKYFTTFWMAVVGLSLNEGAYLSEIIRSGLNAVDSGQSEAATALGMSRSQVMRRIILPQAMRVIIPPIGNETISMLKTTSLASAIPFILELTFATNDKGQQYFQPVPFLMVAAIWYLLITSVLMIGQMYLERYFGRGFDNGGSAKKKHRKNRKSIVLSANTTKNDPFLDVTP; this comes from the coding sequence ATGTCAAACAAAATAGACTTTATCCACCCAAAGCCAGTTCCCCGGCCGAGCCGCTACATTTCAGCTGCCGTGGTGGCGGTCCTAGCTGCAATGGGGATAAACGCGCTGATCACTAACCGCACGTTTAACTGGCCGGTGGTGTGGGAATGGTTTTTCTCTCGCACCGTTATGGTTGGCGTTGCATTCACTCTGATTCTGACGGTCCTTGCCATGGCGTTCGGCACCGCATTAGCGATCACCATGGCGATCATGCGCCAATCCCCAAACCCGATTCTGCGGGGCGTGTCTTGGTTCTACATCTGGTTTTTCCGCGGCACCCCCATTTACACGCAGCTGATTTTCTGGTCTCTCGTTCCCGTGCTTTACCCCACGCTCTCACTTGGCATTCCGTTCGGCCCCGAGTTCGTGACGTTTAGTACCTCAAAATACTTCACCACGTTCTGGATGGCGGTAGTGGGGCTGTCCCTGAACGAGGGGGCGTACCTGTCGGAAATTATCCGTTCGGGTTTGAATGCGGTTGACTCCGGCCAGTCGGAGGCCGCGACCGCTCTGGGGATGAGCCGCTCCCAGGTGATGCGGCGCATTATCCTCCCGCAAGCGATGCGCGTCATCATTCCCCCCATTGGGAACGAAACTATTTCAATGCTCAAAACCACTTCGTTGGCCTCTGCGATTCCGTTCATTTTAGAACTCACATTCGCTACTAACGACAAGGGGCAGCAGTACTTCCAACCCGTGCCGTTCCTCATGGTCGCGGCCATCTGGTACCTGCTGATAACCTCCGTGCTGATGATTGGGCAAATGTACCTCGAACGCTACTTCGGACGCGGCTTCGACAACGGTGGTTCAGCTAAAAAGAAACATCGCAAGAACCGCAAGAGCATAGTCCTCAGTGCGAATACAACTAAAAATGACCCGTTCTTGGATGTGACCCCATGA
- a CDS encoding MFS transporter gives MQSSPFRALTHYRLLPALAGWPFLIFAFGARAAYAMIPLGTLTAVTVSTGSVAQGGFATGVVAIATAIAVPLIGRWADTSGHRAPLLILTPLNALALAGLFICTTYPAPTAALYLACTAVGCTSLPIGALARSQWVSRVQTPQQMAAALSYESMADELVFVLGPALVGIAASTANATIPLLLATILVATFGMAFALRTPRRPDPTAAPGSPEAETLGAANNNGIEQGPGPAETLAVAPSPSIGSIVTLVFPCIIVAVTIGFFFGATQAGLTMRMQLLGEPTTAGLIYALMGVGSAVMAILSVLIPEHISLAQRLMIGGCGLFLFMSATALSTHLALTCFLLLVCGLFIGPTLVTNFSIVEVLAPTQAMAVAMTLMQSALTVGTSSGSAVGGYVAQTWGDVPALITTSIMTLVITGVGIALKVGKSKKNR, from the coding sequence ATGCAAAGTTCACCTTTCCGCGCCTTAACACACTATCGGCTCCTACCCGCACTGGCGGGCTGGCCCTTTTTAATATTCGCCTTCGGAGCCCGCGCCGCGTACGCAATGATTCCGCTCGGCACCCTCACCGCCGTCACCGTGTCCACGGGCTCCGTAGCCCAAGGTGGGTTCGCCACCGGCGTTGTCGCCATCGCAACCGCGATTGCCGTACCACTCATCGGCCGGTGGGCCGACACCAGTGGGCACCGCGCTCCACTGTTGATCCTCACTCCGTTGAATGCCCTCGCGCTTGCCGGGCTTTTTATCTGCACCACGTACCCGGCACCCACCGCAGCACTGTATCTGGCGTGCACCGCGGTTGGTTGCACCTCCTTACCCATTGGGGCGCTCGCGCGCTCCCAGTGGGTATCGCGCGTCCAAACACCGCAGCAGATGGCCGCTGCGCTCTCTTATGAATCCATGGCCGACGAACTCGTTTTCGTACTCGGCCCCGCCCTGGTAGGAATCGCTGCATCCACCGCGAACGCGACCATCCCCCTACTGCTTGCGACAATCTTGGTGGCCACATTCGGAATGGCATTCGCCCTCCGCACACCCCGACGCCCCGATCCCACCGCCGCGCCGGGCTCCCCTGAGGCGGAAACGCTCGGCGCGGCAAACAACAACGGTATTGAGCAAGGTCCCGGGCCTGCAGAGACTCTTGCTGTCGCACCGAGCCCGAGCATCGGATCTATAGTCACGCTCGTTTTCCCGTGCATCATAGTGGCGGTAACAATCGGATTCTTCTTCGGCGCGACCCAAGCCGGCCTGACCATGCGGATGCAACTTCTGGGCGAACCTACTACTGCCGGTCTCATCTACGCTCTCATGGGAGTCGGATCCGCCGTAATGGCCATCCTGAGCGTCCTCATTCCTGAACACATCAGCCTCGCCCAACGCCTCATGATAGGCGGATGCGGACTGTTCCTCTTCATGTCTGCCACCGCCCTGTCCACCCATCTGGCACTCACCTGCTTCCTGCTCCTAGTGTGCGGCCTGTTTATCGGACCGACTCTGGTTACGAATTTTTCAATCGTTGAGGTCCTCGCGCCCACCCAAGCCATGGCTGTAGCAATGACGCTGATGCAGTCCGCACTCACCGTCGGTACCTCCTCCGGGTCCGCGGTAGGTGGATACGTGGCGCAAACCTGGGGCGATGTGCCTGCACTAATCACCACGAGCATTATGACCTTAGTGATAACTGGCGTGGGAATCGCCCTCAAGGTAGGGAAATCGAAGAAAAACAGGTAG
- a CDS encoding DUF4191 domain-containing protein: protein MAEKDTANTSAPKKRRWYHNVMDAYRVTKRSFPMVPWFMLGGAILGAALVILLGIWGKMNIVIMIIMAIMMALLIPMVILSLLVKKAMYRQIDGTLGAVYGVLSQIRRGWTIEKEPIAANRHQDLLWRIIGRPGIVLITEGPTGRASELSNREERNLKRIMRNVPIHVIHVGNNKGQVKLEDLEKTLRKLPRKLRSNEVPIVTNRISAIAANKGNALPHGIDPTKARISRRALRGN from the coding sequence ATGGCTGAGAAAGATACTGCAAACACGTCGGCACCGAAGAAGCGCCGCTGGTACCACAATGTGATGGACGCTTACCGCGTCACAAAACGTTCCTTCCCAATGGTCCCCTGGTTCATGCTCGGGGGCGCGATACTGGGCGCAGCCCTGGTTATCCTCTTGGGAATTTGGGGCAAGATGAACATTGTCATCATGATCATCATGGCGATCATGATGGCACTGCTGATTCCCATGGTTATCCTCTCTCTACTAGTTAAAAAAGCCATGTACCGGCAAATAGATGGCACGCTCGGCGCGGTCTACGGGGTGCTGTCACAGATTCGCCGCGGCTGGACAATCGAGAAAGAACCGATCGCAGCCAACCGGCATCAAGACCTGTTGTGGCGCATCATTGGACGCCCCGGAATCGTCCTCATCACGGAAGGTCCAACCGGACGTGCGAGTGAGCTTTCTAACCGGGAGGAACGCAACCTCAAACGCATCATGCGCAACGTCCCCATTCACGTGATCCACGTGGGGAACAACAAGGGGCAAGTCAAGCTTGAGGACCTAGAGAAAACCCTGCGTAAGCTCCCGCGTAAACTGCGCAGCAACGAAGTGCCGATTGTGACTAACCGGATCAGTGCGATAGCGGCAAACAAAGGTAACGCGCTTCCGCATGGGATTGATCCAACAAAAGCACGGATTTCCCGGCGTGCACTGCGCGGAAACTGA
- the sucB gene encoding 2-oxoglutarate dehydrogenase, E2 component, dihydrolipoamide succinyltransferase: MAQALTMPALGESVTEGTVSAWLKSVGDTVEVDEPIVEVATDKVDSEVPSPVAGVITKILVEEDETVEVGTELCLIGDADEVSDDSSDSGEQAQPAQEEEQAPAADSDSEGSADSSTSSDASGSNQSGAGGDLGETTEIKMPALGESVTEGTVSAWLKSVGDAVEEDEALLEVATDKVDSEVPSPASGYLASIEVEEDETVDVGTVVAIISANKPGEGGSSAPKEEAKPEPKPEPKPEPKPKPEPKPEPKPEPKPAPKAPSKPAPAAPAAPKAPAAPAKPKEDTPAKPQAPKASKATGSYVTPLVRKLAREQNVDLSTVEGTGIGGRIRREDVLKAAQAAKADQKTPAQAPSAPAAAKKSSFKIEEDTTLRGKTEKMTRLRQTIARRMHESLQNSAQLTTVVEVDVTRVANLRARAKKSFMEREGTKLTFLPFFVKAATEALKAHPKLNASINGKEVTYYDYENIGIAVDTPRGLLVPVIKNAGDLTISGIAKSINDLAARTRDSKIGPDELSGSTFTITNTGSGGALFDTPVLNAPEVGILGVGTIVKRPVVVKDVEGNETIGIRSMVYLALSYDHQLVDGADAARYLMTVKKRLEEGDFEAEVGL; this comes from the coding sequence ATGGCGCAAGCGCTAACAATGCCAGCCTTAGGCGAGTCGGTTACTGAAGGTACCGTCTCCGCTTGGCTGAAATCTGTCGGTGACACCGTAGAGGTTGACGAACCCATCGTCGAAGTAGCCACGGATAAGGTTGATTCTGAAGTTCCCTCCCCCGTCGCGGGTGTTATCACGAAGATTCTCGTTGAGGAGGATGAAACTGTCGAGGTTGGAACCGAGCTCTGCCTGATTGGGGACGCGGATGAAGTGTCCGATGACTCGTCGGATTCCGGTGAGCAGGCACAGCCTGCGCAGGAAGAAGAGCAGGCTCCTGCTGCGGATTCTGATTCGGAAGGCTCCGCTGATTCCTCAACGTCCTCGGACGCAAGCGGTTCTAACCAGAGCGGGGCGGGTGGTGACTTAGGTGAGACCACTGAAATCAAGATGCCGGCCCTGGGTGAGTCCGTTACGGAAGGTACGGTTTCCGCGTGGTTGAAGTCCGTTGGGGACGCGGTGGAAGAAGACGAGGCTCTGCTGGAGGTGGCGACGGATAAAGTGGATTCCGAAGTGCCCTCCCCCGCTTCCGGATACCTTGCGAGCATTGAGGTTGAGGAAGATGAGACCGTGGATGTGGGCACGGTAGTGGCCATTATTTCGGCTAACAAACCCGGTGAGGGAGGCTCGAGCGCGCCGAAGGAAGAGGCAAAACCTGAGCCCAAGCCCGAACCGAAACCGGAGCCCAAGCCCAAGCCCGAACCGAAACCGGAGCCCAAGCCCGAGCCCAAACCGGCTCCGAAGGCACCGTCGAAGCCAGCGCCCGCTGCTCCAGCGGCACCGAAGGCACCTGCGGCCCCCGCGAAACCGAAGGAAGATACCCCTGCGAAACCGCAGGCACCGAAGGCGTCTAAGGCAACGGGTTCGTATGTGACTCCACTGGTGCGTAAGCTCGCGCGGGAGCAAAACGTGGACCTGTCAACGGTTGAGGGCACGGGGATTGGCGGTCGGATTCGCCGTGAGGACGTGCTGAAAGCTGCGCAGGCTGCTAAGGCGGATCAGAAGACTCCAGCACAGGCTCCGAGCGCGCCGGCTGCGGCGAAGAAGTCTTCGTTCAAGATTGAGGAAGACACCACTTTGCGTGGTAAGACTGAGAAGATGACGCGGTTGCGGCAAACCATTGCCCGCCGCATGCACGAGTCTTTGCAGAACTCCGCGCAGCTCACAACTGTGGTGGAAGTGGATGTTACCCGGGTGGCGAACCTGCGGGCTCGGGCGAAGAAGAGTTTCATGGAGCGCGAGGGTACGAAACTCACGTTCTTGCCGTTCTTCGTTAAGGCTGCAACGGAAGCTCTGAAAGCGCACCCGAAGCTCAACGCGTCCATCAACGGTAAAGAGGTTACGTACTACGATTACGAGAACATTGGGATCGCAGTTGACACGCCGCGTGGCCTGCTGGTGCCGGTGATTAAGAACGCTGGGGATTTGACGATTTCGGGGATCGCGAAGTCGATCAACGACCTGGCGGCCCGCACGCGTGATTCGAAGATCGGTCCGGATGAGCTATCTGGCTCCACGTTCACGATTACGAACACGGGCTCCGGCGGCGCTCTGTTCGATACACCGGTGCTCAACGCACCTGAGGTGGGCATCCTCGGGGTGGGCACAATCGTTAAACGCCCCGTCGTTGTGAAAGACGTGGAGGGGAACGAAACGATTGGGATCCGGTCAATGGTGTACCTGGCACTGTCGTACGACCACCAGTTGGTGGATGGTGCGGATGCAGCCCGCTACCTCATGACCGTGAAGAAACGCCTTGAAGAAGGTGACTTCGAAGCAGAAGTTGGGCTGTAA
- the lpdA gene encoding dihydrolipoyl dehydrogenase has product MSEELYDMVILGAGSGGYAAALRGAQLGMKVALVEGDKLGGTCLHRGCIPTKAYLHAAEVAETVNQSEVFGINSEFQGIDMERVGKYRDEVVGKLYKGLQGLVKSRKIDLVTGWGRLTAQDTVTVDGKEYKGKNIVLASGSYSKTIPGLDIEGRVITSEQALQMDWVPNKVVVLGGGVIGVEFASVWASFGADVTIIEGLPHLVPNEDEAISKNLERAFRKRKITFKTKTMFKSVEQDDNGVVVTTEDGKTYDGDVLLVAIGRGPATMNLGYEEVGIPMDRGFVLTNERLHTGVGNIYAVGDIVPGLQLAHRGFAQGVFVAEEIAGKNPQQIDERGIPRVTFTEPEIASVGLTEKQAQEQYGKDKVHSTEFNLAGNGKSQILNTTGFVKLVAVEDGPIVGFHAIGARMGEQVGEGQLMVNWEAYPEDVASLIHAHPTQNESVGEAALALAGKPLHSHN; this is encoded by the coding sequence GTGAGTGAAGAACTATACGACATGGTCATTCTGGGCGCCGGTTCGGGTGGCTATGCGGCCGCCCTGCGTGGCGCACAGCTGGGCATGAAAGTAGCTTTAGTTGAAGGTGACAAGCTAGGCGGAACGTGCCTACACCGCGGTTGTATTCCGACGAAGGCGTATTTGCACGCCGCCGAGGTAGCGGAAACGGTTAACCAGTCGGAAGTGTTTGGGATTAACTCTGAGTTTCAGGGTATTGACATGGAACGCGTGGGCAAGTACCGCGACGAAGTGGTCGGTAAGCTCTACAAGGGCCTGCAAGGGCTGGTTAAGTCCCGCAAGATTGACCTAGTGACCGGATGGGGGCGCCTCACTGCGCAAGACACCGTCACGGTAGACGGAAAAGAGTACAAGGGGAAGAACATTGTGCTTGCGTCCGGGTCGTACTCGAAGACGATCCCCGGTTTAGATATTGAAGGTCGCGTTATCACTTCGGAGCAGGCGCTGCAGATGGACTGGGTGCCGAACAAGGTCGTGGTGCTTGGCGGTGGCGTGATCGGTGTGGAGTTCGCTTCCGTTTGGGCTTCTTTTGGTGCGGACGTGACGATCATTGAGGGGTTGCCTCACCTGGTTCCAAATGAGGACGAGGCGATCTCTAAGAATTTGGAACGCGCATTCCGTAAACGCAAGATTACTTTTAAAACTAAGACGATGTTCAAGTCCGTTGAGCAAGACGACAACGGCGTGGTTGTGACCACTGAGGATGGGAAGACTTACGACGGGGACGTCTTGCTCGTCGCGATTGGACGCGGGCCGGCGACCATGAACCTTGGGTACGAGGAAGTTGGGATCCCGATGGATCGTGGTTTCGTCCTTACTAATGAGCGTCTGCACACTGGGGTGGGCAATATTTACGCGGTTGGGGACATTGTTCCCGGCTTGCAACTTGCCCACCGCGGGTTCGCGCAAGGCGTGTTTGTGGCTGAAGAAATCGCTGGGAAGAACCCGCAGCAGATTGATGAACGCGGTATTCCCCGCGTGACCTTTACAGAACCCGAGATTGCATCTGTGGGGCTAACTGAGAAGCAGGCGCAGGAGCAGTACGGTAAGGACAAGGTCCATTCCACAGAGTTCAACTTGGCGGGTAACGGTAAGTCACAGATCTTGAACACAACCGGTTTCGTGAAGCTGGTTGCCGTTGAGGACGGCCCTATCGTTGGCTTCCACGCGATCGGTGCCCGCATGGGCGAGCAGGTTGGTGAAGGCCAGTTGATGGTCAACTGGGAAGCGTACCCGGAGGATGTCGCTTCTTTGATCCATGCCCACCCGACACAGAACGAGTCCGTTGGTGAAGCGGCGTTGGCGTTGGCCGGCAAGCCGTTGCACTCACACAACTAG
- a CDS encoding protein kinase domain-containing protein, whose protein sequence is MKRTFQVDEPYVMTQSGLLWRGRDAHGACLIKFLALPLPSEHHQRLEQLTALRCSSLLVPRDLIADGQRLAVTFDEVPGTLLASRLETAGALPPMLARRVCADVAAALAVLHEAGLAHGDLSSNNVIVSDRAVVIDTLETGGYTPGYAAPERLSESELTVDELRCSDVWSFGKLAEEMGITHDVVQQCLDTDPAARPEASALKEAFELESTPAGVGVADTDGSDTCVATQLRNELAREHTVMRTAPGRHLRPARTRARKRLGMVLIPVGLLAGLIAVGIVGIPAFFSPEEQTSVAAAPAQKTVPKRSQSDQSDPSASPATSAPPSTSGSPATSAPPATSGPANEPSGECRGKADSKRACMSVPAAEQILRELSTARTQAFTKADAARLSSVYTEGVDALSADQKLITQLKQNGVSLKRVEFAYDIESVSCEANPRVKAKVTQFSSQCVKEKCVDNEPSTQDLVFTLKPDPWRINKIDRK, encoded by the coding sequence ATGAAGCGTACTTTTCAGGTTGACGAGCCATACGTGATGACGCAGTCCGGGCTACTGTGGCGGGGGCGGGATGCGCACGGGGCGTGTCTGATTAAGTTCTTAGCTCTTCCACTTCCGTCCGAGCACCACCAGCGGCTTGAGCAGCTAACGGCGCTGCGTTGCTCGTCTCTTTTGGTGCCGCGAGATTTGATTGCCGATGGACAGCGATTAGCGGTTACTTTCGATGAGGTTCCTGGCACTTTGCTTGCAAGCCGGTTAGAAACTGCGGGGGCATTACCACCCATGTTGGCGCGTCGGGTGTGTGCTGATGTTGCTGCGGCGTTGGCGGTTTTGCATGAGGCGGGTTTGGCGCACGGGGATTTATCTTCTAACAACGTGATTGTGTCTGATCGCGCGGTGGTGATTGACACGCTTGAGACCGGTGGTTACACCCCTGGATACGCTGCCCCGGAGCGGCTGAGCGAGAGTGAACTGACGGTGGATGAGCTGCGGTGCAGTGACGTGTGGAGTTTCGGTAAGCTCGCTGAAGAAATGGGGATAACTCACGATGTCGTGCAGCAGTGCTTAGACACTGACCCGGCTGCTAGGCCAGAAGCGAGTGCGCTGAAAGAGGCGTTCGAACTAGAATCGACTCCCGCGGGGGTGGGGGTGGCGGACACCGATGGTTCCGACACGTGCGTTGCCACGCAACTTCGAAATGAACTCGCCCGCGAACACACGGTGATGCGGACAGCACCAGGGCGGCACTTGCGTCCAGCTCGGACGCGTGCGCGCAAGCGACTCGGGATGGTTTTGATTCCAGTCGGGTTGCTGGCGGGTTTGATTGCGGTTGGAATAGTTGGGATTCCCGCGTTCTTTTCACCTGAGGAGCAGACGTCGGTGGCGGCTGCGCCTGCGCAAAAAACGGTACCGAAGCGTTCACAGTCCGATCAGTCGGATCCTTCTGCATCGCCAGCTACTTCTGCACCTCCGTCTACTTCTGGATCGCCGGCTACTTCTGCACCGCCAGCTACTTCTGGACCAGCAAATGAACCGAGTGGTGAGTGCAGAGGAAAAGCCGATTCGAAACGTGCGTGCATGAGTGTTCCCGCGGCCGAGCAGATTCTTAGGGAATTGTCTACGGCTCGCACACAGGCGTTTACGAAGGCGGATGCGGCGCGTTTATCTTCTGTTTACACCGAGGGGGTGGATGCGCTCAGTGCAGATCAAAAACTGATTACCCAGTTGAAACAAAACGGCGTGAGCTTAAAACGTGTTGAGTTCGCTTACGATATTGAATCGGTGTCCTGTGAGGCAAACCCGCGGGTTAAGGCGAAAGTTACGCAGTTCAGTTCGCAGTGTGTAAAAGAAAAATGCGTGGATAACGAACCATCTACCCAGGACCTAGTGTTCACACTGAAACCCGACCCGTGGCGGATCAACAAAATCGATCGCAAATGA
- a CDS encoding histidine phosphatase family protein has translation MKLVLVRHGQTASNRTRALDTAAPGAPLDEAGRAQAQRLAEEFEVRTAVLPGCIIASNLLRTQQTARPLATQYDLPVRINPGVREVTAGSMEMSTKPEDIQTYLQVVHAWVAGKWDTRMPGGYGGQQVLDQYLPVIESACETHRLDSDYTSGKRAIVIVSHGAVSRVISAYLTEQIDLPLVATHPMNNASTTVLEHVGDSWTGPRSWRGLTWSDRKIDDYDRSQLSTTPTASRLRD, from the coding sequence ATGAAGTTAGTTCTGGTTCGGCACGGGCAAACCGCTTCTAATCGAACGCGGGCTTTGGATACCGCTGCTCCGGGAGCGCCGTTAGACGAGGCGGGAAGGGCACAAGCGCAGCGTTTAGCCGAAGAGTTTGAGGTCCGCACCGCTGTTTTGCCTGGTTGTATAATCGCTTCCAACTTGTTGCGCACGCAGCAGACTGCCCGCCCTCTCGCCACCCAGTATGACCTGCCGGTGCGTATCAACCCGGGGGTGCGGGAGGTGACTGCGGGCAGCATGGAGATGTCTACGAAACCAGAAGATATTCAAACGTACCTGCAGGTTGTCCACGCGTGGGTCGCTGGCAAATGGGATACCCGCATGCCCGGTGGGTACGGTGGGCAGCAAGTGCTTGACCAGTATTTGCCGGTTATTGAAAGCGCCTGCGAAACCCACCGGTTAGATTCGGATTACACCAGTGGCAAGCGCGCCATCGTAATAGTGTCCCATGGCGCGGTATCGCGCGTAATTAGTGCGTATTTAACGGAGCAGATTGACCTGCCCCTGGTTGCAACGCACCCGATGAATAACGCGTCCACCACCGTGCTTGAGCACGTGGGGGATTCCTGGACAGGCCCGCGTAGTTGGCGGGGCCTCACGTGGAGTGACCGCAAGATTGATGATTACGACCGCTCCCAACTTTCCACCACACCAACGGCCTCGCGCCTGCGCGACTAG